The Virgibacillus phasianinus genome includes a window with the following:
- the noc gene encoding nucleoid occlusion protein, translating into MVRPFNRIFGLGDKSDSQTEEEEVYHPNEVVQLAVSKIVPNRFQPRSIFSEEKIAELAQTIKTHGMIQPIVVRKLDKDEYELIAGERRWRAVQTLGWENTPVIVQDMTDTETASVALIENLQREELTVVEEARAYARLIELHSITQEALAQRLGKSQSTIANKLRLLKLDDAVQQALLNKSITERHARALIKVKDLEKQSTLLNEIIEHDLNVKQTEERIDKIENKKEEPKKKKPKLKGVNKDMRIAVNTIRQSLSMVTDTGIDVETDEKDLDEYYQFTIKIPKSK; encoded by the coding sequence ATGGTACGTCCTTTCAACCGAATTTTCGGGTTAGGAGATAAATCAGATTCTCAAACAGAAGAAGAAGAAGTCTATCATCCTAATGAAGTGGTTCAACTTGCTGTATCTAAGATTGTACCGAATCGCTTTCAACCAAGGTCCATATTTAGTGAAGAAAAAATTGCCGAATTAGCACAGACAATTAAAACCCATGGAATGATTCAGCCAATTGTTGTTCGAAAGCTGGACAAGGATGAATATGAATTAATTGCTGGGGAACGCAGGTGGCGTGCGGTACAAACATTAGGATGGGAAAATACCCCCGTAATTGTACAGGACATGACCGACACAGAGACTGCCTCTGTAGCATTAATTGAAAACCTTCAGCGGGAAGAGTTAACGGTTGTTGAAGAAGCACGTGCATATGCCAGACTAATTGAATTACACTCCATTACACAGGAAGCACTCGCGCAGCGCTTAGGGAAAAGTCAGTCAACAATTGCAAATAAACTAAGGTTGTTAAAACTGGATGATGCTGTTCAGCAGGCATTATTAAATAAGTCTATTACAGAACGTCATGCAAGAGCATTGATAAAAGTAAAGGATTTAGAGAAACAGTCTACACTGTTAAATGAAATCATTGAACATGACCTTAATGTTAAACAAACAGAAGAAAGAATAGACAAAATAGAAAATAAAAAGGAAGAACCAAAAAAGAAGAAGCCGAAGTTAAAGGGCGTAAATAAAGATATGAGAATTGCAGTCAATACAATTAGACAATCATTATCCATGGTGACCGATACTGGAATTGATGTTGAAACTGATGAAAAGGATTTAGATGAATATTATCAATTTACAATTAAAATCCCAAAGAGTAAATAA
- the rsmG gene encoding 16S rRNA (guanine(527)-N(7))-methyltransferase RsmG produces MNPDLFVQELKQKGIILNEKQIKQFDIYFHTLVEWNKKMNLTAITEQSDVYLKHFYDSITAAFHFDFSKEVHICDVGAGAGFPSIPLKICFPHIHVTIVDSLQKRIVFLNQLAADLGIDHVAFYHDRAESFGKNTEFRESYDIVTARAVARMSVLSELCLPLTKKNGLFIAMKAAQTSEELRDAETAIEVLGGKLRAVHTFELPEEDSERSIIMVEKKRKTPNKYPRKAGVPNKSPIM; encoded by the coding sequence ATGAACCCGGATTTATTTGTGCAAGAACTAAAACAAAAAGGTATTATATTGAATGAAAAACAAATAAAACAGTTTGACATTTATTTTCACACACTTGTGGAGTGGAATAAGAAAATGAACCTTACAGCAATTACCGAGCAATCGGATGTTTATTTGAAACATTTCTATGATTCTATAACTGCAGCTTTCCATTTTGATTTCTCAAAAGAGGTGCATATTTGCGATGTGGGGGCTGGTGCTGGGTTCCCAAGCATCCCACTGAAAATATGTTTTCCTCACATACATGTAACGATTGTAGATTCCTTACAGAAACGGATTGTGTTCCTAAATCAGTTGGCGGCAGATTTAGGCATAGATCATGTAGCTTTTTATCACGATCGGGCTGAAAGTTTCGGTAAAAACACTGAATTCCGCGAGTCTTATGATATTGTTACAGCACGTGCAGTTGCACGAATGAGTGTGTTAAGTGAGCTTTGTTTGCCTTTAACAAAGAAAAATGGATTATTTATCGCCATGAAAGCAGCCCAAACCTCGGAGGAACTAAGGGATGCGGAAACAGCAATTGAAGTATTAGGCGGAAAGTTACGTGCTGTCCATACTTTTGAATTGCCTGAAGAAGACAGTGAGCGTTCAATAATCATGGTTGAAAAGAAACGCAAAACACCAAATAAGTATCCAAGAAAAGCCGGAGTTCCAAATAAAAGTCCAATCATGTAG
- the mnmG gene encoding tRNA uridine-5-carboxymethylaminomethyl(34) synthesis enzyme MnmG has product MAYNAGRYDVIVIGAGHAGVEAGMAAARMGAKTLMLTLNLDMIAFMPCNPSLGGPAKGIVVREIDALGGAMAKVIDKTHIQMRMLNTGKGPAVQALRAQADKPLYIREMKDMLENEKNLTLRQGMVERLIVEDGVCKGVLTETKAAYRAETVIITTGTFMRGKVLMGDLEYESGPNNQRVSVKLSEHLEELGFELTRFKTGTPPRVNSHTIDYSKTEIQPGDDRPQAFSYETTEYITDQIPCWLTYTNEFTHQIINDNLNLSAMYSGMKRGTGPRYCPSIEDKIVRFNDKPRHQVFLEPEGRHTEEVYVQGLSTSLPEYVQHEMIKTVPGLEKAEIMRAGYAIEYDAVVPTQLWPTLETKKIPGLYTAGQINGTSGYEEAAAQGIMAGINAAAKVLGRDSLILDRSTAYIGVLIDDLVTKGTNEPYRLLTSRAEYRLLLRHDNADFRLTEVGYKLGLISEERYNKFLEKKALVEEEKKRLAKITIKPEEHIQALLETVQATPLKEPLKAIDLLKRPEVSYELLEQMVPFEKELPYEVKDQVAIQVQYEGYIKKAIDQVDRMLKMEDKKVPEDIDYDDINGIASEAKEKLKKIRPLSVGQASRISGVNPSDVSILLVYIEQGKIARIAN; this is encoded by the coding sequence ATGGCTTATAATGCAGGCCGTTATGATGTTATTGTAATTGGAGCAGGCCATGCAGGAGTTGAGGCTGGTATGGCAGCTGCAAGAATGGGCGCAAAAACTTTAATGCTGACACTCAATTTAGATATGATTGCCTTTATGCCTTGTAATCCATCACTTGGCGGACCGGCAAAAGGGATTGTAGTTCGTGAAATTGACGCACTTGGTGGAGCGATGGCCAAAGTTATTGATAAAACCCATATCCAAATGCGGATGTTAAATACGGGAAAAGGCCCGGCGGTTCAAGCTCTTCGGGCACAGGCTGATAAACCCTTATATATCAGAGAAATGAAAGATATGCTTGAAAATGAAAAGAACTTAACATTAAGACAAGGCATGGTAGAAAGACTAATCGTGGAAGACGGGGTATGTAAGGGTGTTTTGACTGAAACAAAGGCAGCATATCGTGCTGAAACGGTTATTATTACTACTGGGACATTTATGCGTGGAAAAGTTTTAATGGGTGATTTGGAATATGAGAGTGGTCCAAACAATCAGCGTGTATCGGTTAAACTTTCTGAGCATCTAGAGGAACTCGGCTTTGAATTAACACGTTTTAAAACGGGTACACCACCACGGGTTAATAGTCATACGATTGATTATTCAAAAACAGAAATTCAGCCTGGCGATGATCGTCCGCAAGCATTTTCGTACGAAACAACTGAATATATTACCGATCAGATACCTTGTTGGTTAACATATACAAATGAATTTACCCATCAAATTATTAATGACAATTTAAACTTATCTGCGATGTATTCAGGCATGAAACGAGGAACTGGACCACGGTATTGCCCATCAATAGAAGACAAAATTGTCCGCTTTAACGATAAACCTCGTCATCAGGTATTTTTAGAACCTGAAGGAAGGCACACAGAGGAAGTATACGTGCAAGGATTATCAACATCATTACCTGAGTATGTTCAACACGAGATGATTAAAACAGTTCCTGGATTGGAAAAAGCAGAAATCATGCGGGCAGGCTATGCAATTGAATATGATGCGGTAGTTCCCACACAGCTTTGGCCCACACTTGAAACAAAAAAAATCCCTGGTCTATACACTGCTGGACAAATTAACGGAACATCTGGATATGAGGAAGCGGCTGCACAGGGAATCATGGCAGGAATTAACGCTGCAGCAAAAGTTCTTGGACGGGATTCGCTAATTCTTGATAGATCAACTGCATATATTGGTGTACTAATTGATGATTTAGTAACAAAGGGAACAAACGAACCATATCGTTTATTGACTTCAAGAGCAGAATACCGACTATTGTTACGCCATGACAATGCGGATTTTCGTTTAACTGAAGTTGGCTATAAGCTTGGGTTAATTTCCGAAGAACGATACAATAAATTTTTAGAGAAAAAGGCATTGGTTGAAGAAGAGAAGAAACGTCTCGCCAAAATCACAATAAAACCTGAAGAACATATTCAGGCTTTATTGGAAACTGTTCAGGCAACTCCTTTAAAAGAGCCATTGAAAGCTATCGATTTATTAAAACGACCTGAAGTTTCCTATGAATTACTTGAACAAATGGTTCCTTTTGAAAAAGAATTACCATATGAAGTTAAAGATCAGGTAGCAATTCAGGTTCAATATGAAGGTTATATTAAAAAGGCAATTGATCAGGTGGATCGGATGCTTAAAATGGAAGATAAAAAAGTACCTGAAGACATTGACTATGATGATATTAATGGTATTGCTTCAGAAGCAAAAGAAAAGCTAAAGAAGATACGGCCTTTATCGGTGGGTCAGGCATCAAGAATTTCTGGAGTTAATCCATCAGATGTATCTATTTTGCTTGTATATATTGAACAGGGAAAAATTGCGCGCATAGCCAATTAA
- a CDS encoding ParB/RepB/Spo0J family partition protein, translating into MAKGLGKGINALFPEVGDKEETVQDIEIRDCRPNPYQPRKTFHADAIEELKDSILEYGIIQPLIARKSIKGYEIVVGERRFRAAKEAGLEKVPVVVKDLSDEKMMEIALLENLQREDLTPIEEAQAYSNLIRELNITQDELSKRLGKSRSHIANLVRLLSLPDQIIAYINNGELSMGHGRALLGIKDKTKIVPFVKRILKEKLNVRQVEQLIIEMNKKPVKKKEKPKMDIFLQERESILRDRLGTSVTIQRGKRKGKIEIDFFSNDDLDRIIEALNS; encoded by the coding sequence GTGGCGAAAGGGTTAGGTAAAGGAATTAATGCACTTTTCCCAGAAGTTGGTGACAAGGAAGAAACTGTCCAAGATATTGAAATTAGGGATTGCAGACCCAATCCTTATCAGCCTAGAAAAACATTTCATGCTGATGCCATTGAAGAATTAAAGGATTCTATTCTTGAATATGGCATTATTCAGCCGTTAATTGCTCGAAAAAGCATTAAGGGATATGAAATAGTTGTTGGTGAACGCCGGTTTCGTGCGGCAAAAGAAGCGGGACTTGAGAAGGTTCCTGTTGTTGTCAAAGATCTTTCTGATGAAAAAATGATGGAAATTGCGTTATTGGAGAATCTGCAGCGTGAAGACCTAACACCAATAGAAGAAGCACAGGCTTATTCCAATTTAATTAGAGAATTAAATATAACACAAGATGAATTATCCAAACGCCTTGGTAAAAGCAGATCACATATAGCAAATTTAGTGCGATTGCTTTCTTTGCCGGATCAAATAATTGCTTATATCAATAATGGTGAACTTTCTATGGGCCATGGTCGTGCGTTATTGGGTATCAAAGATAAAACTAAAATAGTGCCTTTTGTAAAACGGATTTTGAAAGAGAAGTTAAATGTCCGTCAGGTAGAACAATTGATCATTGAAATGAATAAGAAACCTGTTAAAAAGAAGGAAAAGCCAAAAATGGACATCTTTCTCCAGGAGCGAGAATCTATCTTAAGAGATAGATTAGGTACCTCGGTTACCATTCAACGTGGTAAACGCAAAGGTAAAATTGAAATTGACTTTTTCTCAAATGATGATTTAGACCGCATTATTGAAGCGTTAAATTCATAA
- a CDS encoding ParA family protein has protein sequence MGKIIAMANQKGGVGKTTSAVNLGACLAYLEKKVLLVDIDPQGNATSGVGVNKADVSQCIYNILVEDVPAKDVITQSSVPNLDIIPATIQLAGAEIELVPTISREIRLKKSLEMVKEDYDYIIIDCPPSLGLLTINSLTSSDTVLIPVQCEYYALEGLSQLLNTIRLVQKHLNKDLMIEGVLLTMLDARTNLGIQVIEEVKKYFQDKVYKSIIPRNVRLGEAPSHGQPIITYDPKSRGAEVYLELAKEVMASGERVR, from the coding sequence ATGGGTAAAATAATCGCCATGGCAAATCAAAAGGGTGGCGTAGGAAAGACGACTTCAGCCGTCAATTTGGGTGCATGTCTTGCGTACTTAGAGAAAAAAGTATTACTAGTAGATATTGACCCACAGGGGAATGCAACTAGCGGAGTTGGTGTTAATAAAGCTGATGTAAGTCAATGCATTTACAATATATTAGTAGAAGACGTTCCAGCTAAGGACGTTATTACGCAATCAAGTGTGCCGAATCTGGATATCATCCCTGCTACGATTCAGCTTGCAGGTGCGGAAATTGAATTAGTACCAACTATCTCGCGTGAAATTCGCTTAAAAAAGTCATTAGAAATGGTTAAAGAAGATTATGATTATATAATTATTGATTGTCCGCCTTCACTAGGGTTATTGACAATCAATTCTCTTACATCTTCTGATACAGTATTAATACCCGTTCAATGTGAATATTACGCATTGGAAGGTTTGAGTCAACTATTAAATACCATTCGATTAGTTCAAAAACATTTGAACAAAGATTTAATGATCGAAGGGGTATTGCTTACGATGCTTGATGCACGTACAAACCTGGGAATTCAGGTAATTGAAGAAGTGAAGAAATACTTTCAAGATAAAGTATACAAATCAATTATTCCAAGAAATGTACGTTTGGGTGAAGCACCAAGTCATGGTCAGCCGATTATCACGTATGACCCAAAATCAAGGGGTGCTGAGGTTTATCTTGAATTAGCGAAGGAAGTGATGGCCAGTGGCGAAAGGGTTAGGTAA